In Phreatobacter aquaticus, a single genomic region encodes these proteins:
- a CDS encoding ABC transporter ATP-binding protein, giving the protein MTGISKRFGSVQANRLVDLTVERGTIHGLIGENGAGKSTLMSILYGFLAADAGTIAIDGRAAVIPSPAAAIAAGIGMVHQHFKLVETFTVVENIMLGLEGGPLVARGERAVRAKLKDLAARYGLTVDPDALVSDLSVGELQRVEILKALVRDAAILILDEPTAVLTPPEADKLFDLLRHLSGEGRAAIIVTHKLKEIMAVTDRVSVMRRGEMVATVETAETSPDELAALMVGRKVDLHLDRQPRVPGDVRLQVQDLTVRDSRGTTRLDRISFEVRAGEIVGIAGVSGNGQSELLEALSGMRQSTAGTILLNGLAVARTDGPAELHARGLRHIPEDRQRRGLISPFAAAESAILGCSDEARYGAGPLLDPGLVQKECSRNMAEYDVRPADPLLTTALFSGGNQQKIVLAREIDRDPDVLLIGQPTRGVDIGAIEFIHRRLIALRDAGKAILLVSSELDEIMALSDRILVLCDGRITGERRPEATDERDLGLLMAGIADRAA; this is encoded by the coding sequence ATGACCGGCATCAGCAAGCGGTTCGGATCCGTCCAGGCGAACCGGCTGGTCGATCTGACGGTCGAGCGGGGCACGATCCACGGTCTGATCGGGGAGAATGGCGCCGGCAAGTCGACGCTGATGTCGATCCTCTACGGGTTCCTGGCGGCGGATGCCGGCACCATCGCCATCGACGGCAGGGCCGCTGTCATCCCCTCACCCGCTGCCGCCATCGCGGCCGGCATCGGCATGGTTCACCAGCACTTCAAGCTGGTCGAGACCTTCACCGTGGTCGAGAACATCATGCTGGGCCTGGAAGGCGGGCCGCTCGTCGCCCGCGGCGAGCGCGCCGTCCGCGCCAAGCTCAAGGACCTCGCCGCGCGCTACGGCCTGACGGTCGACCCCGATGCGCTTGTCTCCGATCTCTCGGTCGGCGAGTTGCAGCGCGTCGAGATCCTGAAGGCGCTGGTGCGCGATGCCGCGATCCTGATCCTCGACGAACCGACCGCCGTCCTGACGCCCCCGGAGGCGGACAAGCTCTTCGACCTGCTCCGCCATCTCTCCGGCGAGGGACGGGCCGCCATCATCGTCACCCACAAGCTGAAGGAGATCATGGCAGTGACCGACCGTGTCTCGGTGATGCGACGGGGAGAGATGGTCGCGACTGTCGAGACCGCCGAGACCTCGCCGGATGAGCTGGCCGCGCTGATGGTTGGTCGCAAGGTGGACCTCCATCTCGACAGGCAGCCGCGCGTGCCGGGCGATGTGCGGCTTCAGGTGCAAGACCTCACGGTCCGGGACAGCCGCGGCACAACCCGGCTCGATCGCATCAGCTTCGAAGTTCGGGCCGGCGAGATCGTCGGCATTGCCGGCGTCTCCGGCAACGGCCAGAGCGAACTGCTCGAGGCCCTGTCCGGCATGCGCCAATCGACCGCGGGGACGATCCTGCTCAACGGCCTGGCCGTCGCACGCACTGACGGTCCGGCCGAACTCCATGCGCGAGGTCTTCGCCACATCCCGGAGGACCGCCAGCGGCGCGGGCTGATCTCCCCGTTCGCAGCGGCTGAAAGCGCCATCCTCGGCTGCTCGGACGAGGCCCGCTACGGGGCCGGTCCGCTCCTCGATCCTGGCCTGGTGCAGAAGGAGTGTTCCCGGAACATGGCGGAGTACGATGTCCGGCCAGCCGATCCTCTTCTGACCACCGCCCTGTTCTCCGGCGGCAACCAGCAGAAGATTGTTCTTGCTCGCGAAATCGACCGCGACCCCGACGTCCTGCTCATCGGCCAGCCGACCCGCGGGGTCGACATTGGGGCCATCGAATTTATTCACCGCCGGCTGATCGCATTGCGCGACGCCGGCAAGGCCATTCTCCTTGTCTCATCCGAACTCGACGAGATCATGGCGCTGTCCGACCGCATCCTCGTCCTCTGCGATGGCCGCATCACCGGCGAGCGCAGACCGGAAGCGACCGACGAGCGCGATCTCGGCCTCCTGATGGCCGGCATTGCCGACAGGGCGGCGTGA
- a CDS encoding ABC transporter permease translates to MANAALPTWLTAVVVPVVNVAVAFLAAGLVVALIGENPLTALSGLMRGAFGSSYGIGYTLFYTTSFIFTGLAVAVAFHAGHFNIGGEGQALMGGLGAALVALGLPDLPALLLVPLCVLGAAAGGAIWAFLPGWLQARRGSHIVITTIMFNFIASTLLVYLLVGPMKMAGSMAPETAQFPPAALLASAATITGWFGWPMTRSPLNLSFALALAAAFAVWLLIWRTRLGYAIRTVGANPEAARYAGLSPARITIVALVISGALAGLMATNEILGSQGRLINDFTAGAGFVGIAVALMGRGHPFGIVLAALLFGALTQGGAELAFEMPAITRDMIVVIQGFVILFAGALESLFADRIAQIYRRVRPEAA, encoded by the coding sequence ATGGCGAACGCTGCGCTGCCGACCTGGCTCACCGCGGTCGTCGTGCCCGTCGTCAATGTCGCCGTCGCCTTCCTCGCGGCGGGCCTTGTGGTGGCACTGATCGGCGAGAACCCGCTGACCGCGCTCTCCGGCCTGATGCGCGGCGCCTTCGGCTCCAGCTATGGCATCGGCTACACGCTGTTCTACACGACGAGCTTCATCTTCACCGGACTTGCCGTGGCGGTCGCCTTCCATGCCGGCCATTTCAACATTGGCGGCGAGGGCCAGGCGCTGATGGGCGGTCTGGGCGCGGCGCTGGTGGCGCTGGGCTTACCGGACCTCCCGGCGCTGCTGCTCGTGCCGCTCTGCGTGCTGGGTGCCGCCGCCGGCGGGGCGATCTGGGCCTTCCTGCCGGGATGGCTGCAGGCGAGACGCGGCAGCCACATCGTCATCACCACCATCATGTTCAACTTCATCGCCTCGACCCTGCTGGTCTATCTGCTGGTCGGGCCGATGAAGATGGCGGGCTCCATGGCGCCCGAGACCGCGCAATTCCCGCCGGCCGCGCTCCTCGCCTCGGCGGCGACGATCACCGGCTGGTTCGGCTGGCCGATGACCCGCTCGCCGCTCAATCTCTCCTTCGCGCTGGCGCTCGCCGCCGCCTTCGCCGTCTGGCTGCTGATCTGGCGCACCCGCCTCGGCTATGCGATCCGCACGGTCGGCGCCAATCCGGAAGCGGCCCGCTATGCCGGCCTGTCGCCTGCCCGGATCACCATCGTCGCGCTGGTCATTTCCGGCGCCCTTGCCGGCCTCATGGCGACCAATGAGATCCTGGGGTCGCAGGGCCGGCTGATCAACGACTTCACAGCCGGCGCCGGCTTTGTCGGCATCGCCGTGGCGCTGATGGGCCGGGGCCATCCCTTCGGCATCGTGCTGGCGGCGCTGCTGTTCGGCGCGCTGACCCAAGGCGGCGCCGAACTCGCCTTCGAGATGCCGGCCATCACCCGCGACATGATCGTGGTGATCCAGGGCTTCGTCATCCTGTTTGCCGGCGCGCTGGAAAGCCTGTTCGCCGACCGCATCGCCCAGATCTATCGCCGTGTCCGCCCGGAGGCCGCATGA